The Saccharothrix violaceirubra genome segment ACGCCAAGCTGCGCGACCGGTGGCAGCCGGGCATCGACGTGCCGGCCGCGGTCGGGCGGGCGGACTCCGGCGACATCGAGATCGACCTGGTGGAGCTGTTCACCGACGTCGCCGAGCTGGCGCAGGACGTGGGCACGGGCGTGGCGCTGCTCATCGACGAGATGCAGGACGTGCGGCCGGACGACGTGTCGGCGCTGTGCGCGGCGTGCCACGAGCTGTCCCAGTCCGGTGCGCCTTTGGTCGTGGTCGGTGCGGGGCTGCCGCACCTGCCGGCCGTGCTGTCGGCGGCCAAGTCGTACTCCGAGCGGTTGTTCCGGTACGTGCGGATCGACCGGCTGTCCCGTGAGGACGCGGACCGCGCGGTGCTCGCGCCCGTCGCGCGTGAGGACGCGGGGATCGACGTGGAGGCGCTCGACGCGCTGTTCGACGCGTCCGGCGGCTACCCGTACTTCATCCAGGCGTACGGGAAGGCGGCGTGGGACGCGGCGCCGTCCGACCCGATCACGGCGGTGGACGTGGCCGTGGCGGCACCCGAGGCGGACGCCGAGCTGGCCGTGGGGTTCTTCGGGTCGAGGTACGAGCGGGCGACACCCGCCGAGCGCGAGTACCTGCGGGCCATGGCCGGGACCGGGGACGGGCGGGACGCGGGCGTGCCGACGTCCGCCGTCGCGGAACACCTGGGGCGCAAGCCTTCGTCGTTGTCGCCGGCGCGGGACAGCCTGATCAAGAAGGGGCTCGTGTACTCGGCCGAGCGCGGGCTGATCGCGTTCACCGTGCCGCACTTCGGACGGTTCCTGCTCGCTCACGGCGAGTGACACTGTCAACTGTGACAGACAGATGAATCGACGGTGTCGTCCAGGTCACTGCCGATGAATCGCCGGTTTGTGCGCCACCTCACCGGATAAACGGGTGCGCGTGCGGGGGTCTCGGGTGCATACTTGAGGCACACCACCCGAGGAAACGCCGAGAGGGATGAGATCGCGATGAACATCGCTGCGAAGCTCCGCGCCCGCCGTGTCGACGCTCGCAACCGCAAGGCCGTCGCACGTGCGCTCGAGCAGGCGCCGACCCCGGCCATGCGCCACGAACTGATGGCCATCGCCCAGGCTCAGGTGACCACCCTCCGCTGAACCGTCAGGCGCGCGTGGCGACAACCCGCATCGACACCGGGTACACGCCCCGTCGTCCCGCGCGCCGGGTCAAGGAGTGGGGATACGACGAGGCCCCTGCCGCACCTCCCGCGCGGCAGGGGCCTCGTTCCATCTCTTTCAGTGCCCGATGGGTGCTGTAACAGTCCCCGAACGTGTCTCGATGACACTCATGACCCCGCGATGCTGTCGGACCCCCGACCTGGCAGCACCGCGGGGTTTCCCATCGGTCAAGCCGTCGGCGAGCCGGTCCACGTGTCGTTGGACGGCGTTCTGCGCGCACGACTGTTCATCACTTACCCCCTGAGATGTGCTTGTCCCCCATGGACCACTCCATGGTGCCACCGGGGTACGACACTTCGGCTTGAGAGCATGGTCCGATGGGCTCAGCGATCGTCGTCGTGGACGCCGCGAATGTCGTGGGTTCGGTGCCCGATGGCTGGTGGAAGGACAGGTGGGGTGCGACCGAGCGCCTCCGGGATTCACTGATTCCGCTCGTGGCGAACGGTCTACCCGGCTTCGCGTCCGGACCGCTCGAAGTGGTGCTGGTGGTCGAAGGACGCGTCCGCGATCTGCCGTCGGTGCCCGGAGTCCGAGTGGTCGGTGCCCCGGGATCGGGCGACGACACGATCGTCTCGGTCGTCCGGGACCTTCGGGGAAGGCGTTGTGCCGTCGTCACGGCGGACCGCGAGTTGCGCCGCCGCGTGACCGGGTTGGGCGCCGAAGTGCTCGGTCCGCATTCCGTGCGAGGCTGAAACCCATGAGCTTCACCGCCCACTGGCACGTCTACCGCCCGGACGAACTCCCCGCCGAGGAGACGCTGGTGGTCGAAACCCCGGCGGACGTCGACCACCTCGTGGCCCGCCTGTCCGATCCGGACTCCTCACCCGCCATGGTCTTCCACTCGGCCCGGCCGGAGATCGTGTCGGAGTGGAGCGGCGAGACCGTGGACGACCACCTGCTGTGGGCGTTGGTGCACAAAGGTTTCGGGTACCTGGACTTCCACAGCCCGGAGCACGTGTCGTGTGCCCTCGTCGGCGACCCGGCGTCGGAGGGCTACCACTACGACTACGTCGACTACGACCCTGGCAGCGGTGTCGCCTTGGACCTGTTCACGCGGGCGTTGAAGGAATTCCTCCGCACAGCGGAACGTCCTACGTGTGCGGAGTGGCGGGACACGGACTGACCACCGCTCATACGACGAGCCGCCGACACTCGTCGGCGAACTTCCCGCAACGGTGACCGTCGTTGCCCAGGATGTCGAGCAACTCCCCGACGCACCCCGGCGGCCGGCGGTAGCGCGACACCTGGGTCCGCAGTGCCCGGTGCACGGTGTGGGGCGAGAGGTCCAACTGATCGAGCAGGAACCCGTCCTGGTGGACGATCTCGATGTCGTAAGGCTGGACGGACGACGCGGGGAAGTCCTTGAGGTTCTCGGTCACCAGGACCTCCGCCCCGCCTCGGATCGCGGCAGCGAGGACGTGGCGGTCTTTCGGGTCGTTCGTCATCACGTCGATCAGATCGGCGTAGCCGGTGACCTCCGCCTCCGGGAACGTGCTTCCCATCTGTTCACGGAGATGGTGGACCTGTTGTGCGGTCGCGCCGCGCTTGCGCAAGTTGCGATCGAGTTCCTCCATGACGTCCGTCGACCACAACGGTCTGTAGAGGCCCTGCTCGGCGATGCTCAGGATCGTGTCGCGCAAGTACGGCTTGAACAGCACGCAGGTGTCGGAGAACGCTGGGAACAAAGCTCACCCGTCGACCGGCAGTCGCTCGACCGGTTCGTCGAGCGGGAGGTCGTAGAGTCCACCTTCTTCCCCGTCCCGCACCATTTGGTCCAGACCGGCGGAACGGGCCCGGCGCATGCGCTCCTGGTGGGCGAGCAGATCCGCGAGCTTGACCCGGCGGTGGCGGTTGGGCTTGTCGTATGGGATTTCGCCGGCTTCGAGCATGCGCACCAGCGTCGGGCGGGACACTCCTAGGAGGTTCGCCGCCTCGCTGGTCGTAAGCACGGTGTGCTGGGGCGCGACCGTGATCGCGAGTCCCTGGGACAGGGCGGTCACCACGTCCCGCAGTACCTCGAAGACCTCGACGGGAAGCGGCAACCGGCTTCCGTCGGGGCCGATGAGCACCGCAGTCTCCCCGGTCGACCGCGAAAGGGCCGCCACCCACGCCGAGAGGCTCTCCGGGCTCTCGGGGGGAAGCACTGTTCGCTCTTCGACTGTGGTCATACCTGCAAGTCTAACTTAAAACGAACAAAACGAAACCGGCGGAAACGGCATCGACCACCGTCGGTCGCCCACATGGTGGACAGCGGAACGCCCGCCCCTTGACCCGGTGTTCAATCCGTGCGTGACGACCCCACGCCGCCGAGCCCGTGTCCGCGCCCCCGAACTGGTGGGCCGCGGCTGGCTCAACACCGGCGACCAGCAGCTCCGTCTCGCCGACCTGCGCGGCAAGGTCGTGCTCTTGGATTTCTGGACCTTCTGCTGCATCAACTGCCTGCACGTCCTGGACGAACTCCGCCCTCTGGAGGCCGAGTTCGCGGACGTCCTGGTCACGGTCGGCGTCCACTCGCCCAAGTTCGTCCACGAAGCCGACCCCGACGCGCTCAAGGCCGCGGTCGAGCGGTACGGCGTCCACCACCCCGTGCTGGACGACCCGGACCTGACCACGTGGACCAACTACGCCGTGAAGGCATGGCCGACGCTCGTCCTCGTCGACCCCGAGGGGTACGTCGTGCACGTCGCCTCCGGCGAAGGGCACCACGACGCCCTGCGCCAGGTGATCACCGAGCTGATCGCCGAGCACGAAGCCAAAGGCACGGTGCACCGCGGCGACGGCCCGTACGTCGCCCCCGTCGACGAGCACACCGAGCTGCGCTTTCCGGCCAAGGCGGTGCGCGCCGGCGACACCCTGCTGGTCAGCGATTCCGCGCACCACGCCGTGGTCGAACTCGACCTCGACGGCGAGACCGTCCTGCGCCGCTTCGGCACGGGCGCGCGTGGCCGCACCGACGGCACCGCGCCGACCTTCTCCGAACCCGCCGGCCTCGCGCTGCTGCCCGACGACGTCGCCCGCCGCGTCGGCTACCACGTCGTCGTCGCGGACACCGTCAACCACCTCCTGCGCGGCCTGAACCTCGACACCGGCGAGGTCAGCACCGTCGCCGGCACCGGCGAGCAGTGGCGCGACGGCGAGACCGACGGCCCGGCCGACAAGATCCCGCTCACCAGCCCGTGGGACGTCGCGTGGTGGGAACCGGCCGGCGGCGTGGCCATCGCGCTCGCGGGCAACCACACGCTCGGCCTCTTCAAGCCCGAGGACCACCGCCTCGAACGGCTCGCGGGCACCACTGTGGAGGGTCTGCACGACGGCCCCGCGCTCGACTCGTTCTTCGCGCAGACGTCCGGTCTCGCGGCCGACGGCGACCGGCTGTGGCTGGTCGACTCCGAGACGTCCGCGCTGCGGTGGCTCGACGCCGACCGGACCGTCCACACCGCCGTCGGCAAGGGCCTGTTCCACTTCGGACACCACGACGGCCCGGCCGACGAGGCGTTGTTCCAGCACCCGCTCGGCGTGACCGTCCTGCCCGACCACACCGTCGCGGTCTCCGACACCTACAACGGCGCGATCCGCCGCTACGACCCGGAAACCGGCGAGGTGTCGACGCTCGCCACCGACATCGCCGAACCGTCGGACGCGGTCGTGGTCGACGGCGAACTCGTCGTCGTGGCCAGCGCCGCGCACCGGCTCGAACGCCCGGTGGCACCCGGCGCGCGACTGGTCAGCGGCCGGGCACACGAGGTCCGCCGCCCGCCGTCGGAGATCGCGCCCGGCGAGTTCGAGCTCGTCGTCGTGTTCACGCCGCCCACCGGGCAGAAGCTCGACGACCGCTACGGGCCGTCGACCCGGCTGGAGATCACGAGTTCGCCGCCCGGTCTGATCGTCGAGGGCGCGGGCGTCGGCACGGACCTGGTCCGCACGCTGCGGATCGCGGACGGTGTCACGGAAGGCGTGCTGCACGTCGTCGCGCAGGCCGCGAGTTGCACCGACGACCCGGCCGTCGAACACCCCGTGTGCAAGCTGACCAGGCAGGACTGGGGCGTGCCCGTGATCGTGCGGTCCGCCGCCCCGCACCGGCTGCCCCTGATGATGGGCGGGCTCGACGAGGGCTGACCGCCGGTGCACGTAGACTCCGCGAGTGCCCGATGTCAAGCTTGAGATCCAGATGCTGCACGACCGGATCATGGTGCGGATCTCGCCGGAGGACGGCGAACGTCGCAGCAGCGGCGGCATCGTGATCCCGGCGACCGCGCAGATGGCTCGGCGGCTGGCATGGGGCGACGTCCACGGCGTCGGCACCAGTGTGCGCCACGTCAAGGTGGGCGACCGTGTCCTCTTCAACCCCGAGGACCAGTTCGAGGTCGAGGTCCAGGGCCAGACCTACCTGGTGATGCGGGAGCGTGACGTGCACGCGACCGCGACGGAGAGAACGGATCACGGGACCGGGCTGTACCTGTAGTGCCGTGACCTGCGCGTGACGGCGGTCGGGTAAGCAGTCCCAGCACCTTGCGGAGAGGCCAGGAGGGGAAGCGGTGCCGGAGAACCAGCGACCGGAGTCCGACGCGGAGCGGACCACGGCCATGCGGCCGGTCCGCGCGTCGGAAACCGCTTCCGAGCGCACGACCGTGATAGCCGCGTCGGCGATCCAGGCCCAGGACGCGGTCTGGCCCGACGAGGAGCCGGACGCCGAACCCGAAGCGCCACAAGGGGTCGACGCGACTGTCCGGAACATGGCGCCTTCGGGCGTCACCCGAGCTTTGTCCGGTTCGTCCCCCGCAGAAGAGACGCAGATCACGTCGCCCGTCGTGCCCGCGTCGGAGGACGCCACGACGACCGTGTCCCTGGGCTCCGGCGACGCCGAGGCGACCACGTTCACGACGCCGGTCCGGCCCGCCGCCGACGGGATCCGGCAGCCCGTCCCCGAGGACGAGCCGACGCGCAGCCTCACGCCGCCGGACGAGTCCACCCGCGATTTCTCGTCCTACACGGCGTCCGAGGAGACCACGGTCTTCGCCGCACCCGTGCTGCCCGAACCACCGGACGCCACCGTGCTCGGCCCGATCATGGTCGACGAGCGGGCGGACGCCGAGGAGCAGGCCGCCAAGCGGAAGCGCGGTCGCAAGGCGTTGCTCGTCGCCGCGGGCGTGCTCGGCGTGCTGGTCGTGCTGTGGGGCGTGGACATCCTGGTGTCCGGTGGCAACGTGCCGCGCGGCGTCACGGTCGCGGGCGTGGACATCGGCGGCCTGGGCCACGACGAGGCCGAGGCCAAGCTGCGCAGGGAACTCGGCCCGCGCCTGGAGCAGCCGGTCAAGGCCCGCGCCGGCGACGTCGAGACCCAGCTCGACCCGAAGGCCGCCGGGCTGACCCTGGACTGGGAGGCCACGCTCGAACGCGCCGGCAGCCAGCCGTTGTCCCCGGTGACCCGCGTGACGTCGTTCTTCACCTCGCGTGAGGTCGGGTTCGCGACCACGGCCGACAACGGCAAGCTGACCGCCGCGCTGGAAGGTCTGCGTCCCACCACCGACCACGACCCGGCCGAGGGCACGATCAAGTTCGAGGGCGCCAAGGCCGTCGCGGTCGACCCGCGTCAGGGCCAGAAGCTCGACGCGGCCGGTGCGACCGACAAGCTGCTCGCGGACTGGGCCGACGGCGGCACGGTCGAGCTGCCGGTGAGCACCACGCCGGTGAAGACGACGAAAGAAGGCGTGGCGCAGACCCTCAAGGAGGTCGCCGAGCCCGCCGTCGCGTCGCCCGTCGTGATCAAGGGCGAGGGCAAGGACGCGACGCTCAAGCCCGAGCAGCTCGGCGCCGTGCTGGTGTTCGAGCCGGGCGAGAACGGCGCGCTGAACGCCAAGGTGGACAACAACAAGGTCGTCGAGGCCGCCGGTCCGCAGCTCAAGGAGACCGAGAAGGAGGGCAAGGACGCCCAGATCGTCTTCGAGGGCGGCCGACCCGTGGTCAAGGAGTCGGTGGACGGCCGCGGCGTCGACTGGGACAAGTCGTTGGCGACCTTCATCGACGTGCTCAAGAGCGCGGACAAGCGCGAGGTCAAGGCCGAGTACAAGCACACGCCCGCCAAGGTGACCACCGAGCAGGCCAACAAGATGGGCATCAAGGAGGTCATCGGCGAGTTCAGCACCGGTGGCTTCGCGGGCGACTCGGGCACGAACATCCGCGTGGTGGCCGAGAAGGTCAACGGCGCGATCGTGAAGCCGGGCGAGACGTTCTCGCTCAACGCGTACACGGGTCCGCGCGGCGTCGGCCAGGGCTACGTCGAGGCGGGCATCATCAACGACGGCATTCCTGGCCGCGCGGTCGGCGGCGGCATCTCGCAGTTCGCCACGACGCTGTACAACGCCGGGTACTACGCGGGCATGAAGGACGCGGGCCACACCGAGCACAGCTACTGGATCTCCCGGTACCCGGCGGGCCGCGAGGCCACGGTGTTCATGGACACCGCGGGCAACTCGATCATCGACATCGCGTTCACCAACCCGGACCAGACCGGCGTCGCGATCCAGACGATCTGGACCCCGTCGTCGATCAAGATCGTGCTGTGGGGCACCAAGAACTACGACGTCACCGGTTCGACGAGCGGCCACTTCAACGTGACCACGCCGACCGAGCGCAAGGTGACGACCAAGCCGTGCTCGCCCAGCAACGGTGCCGAGGGCTTCTCGGTGACCGACACGCGCACGGTCACCGACCGGCGCACGGGCCAGAGCCGCTCGGAGAGCCGCACGGTCAAGTACGACGCCCAGTTCAAGATCGTCTGTGAGGCCCCGCCGGCGCCGTCGGGAGGTTGACCGACGCCACGACCGGGTATCACCCGGTTGTGGCTACCGCAGGTGAGGTGCGCAGACACCCGACGATCCAGGTGCTCGGCCGGGCGGGAATGGTGTGCTACGGGGTCGTGCACGTCCTGTTGGCCGTACTGACGGCGCAGGTCGTGTTCGGCGACGCGGGGGAGCAGACGGACCAGAAGGGCGCCGTGGCCCTGGTCGCCCAGACCCCCTTCGGACCCGTGCTGCTGTGGGTGCTCGCGATCGGGCTGTTCGCGTTCGCCGTGTGGCAGGCCGGCCTCGCGGTGTCCGGCTACACGTGGGTGCCGGACGAGAAGAAGCGGTGGCTGCGCCGCATCGGCGCGGGTACCCGCGCCGTGACGGGTGTGGCGATCGGCATCGCCGCGATCACCTACGCGGTGGGCAGTTCGTCGTCCTCGTCGGACGAGCAGCAGCAGACCCTGACCGGGCGCCTGCTCGAACTCCCCGCCGGGCCGTTCCTGGTCGGCGCCGTCGGCCTGGCCGTGATCGGCATCGGGTTCGCCGTGGCGCGCAAGGGCGTGAAGAAGAAGTTCGAGGACGACCTCGACATGGGCGAACTGCCCATCGGTGCCCGCCGCTGGGTCGAGCGCTCGGGTCAGGTGGGCTGGGTGGGCAAGGGCATCGCATACGGGGTCATCGGCGTCCTGGTCGGCCTGGCCGCCGTCACCCACGACCCGAGCCAGTCCGGTGGCATGGACAAGGCCCTTCACACGTTGGCCGCGCAGCCTTACGGCGTCTTCGTCCTGGCTGTCGTCGCGTTGGGCTTCCTCGGCTTCGCCGTCTTCTCGTTCGCCGCCGCCAAGGCCCACCACTCCTGACCCGCGCGAGTCCTCCACTCAGGCACCCCGAAATACGCACTCAGGCACCCTCGATCAGGTGATCACCTCGCGAGTTGTGCACTCGGACACCGCGAGTTGTGCACTCGGACACCGCGAGTTGTGCGTTCACGCATCGAGCCCGGCCCCACACGGGGACCGGGCTCGACGTCGTCCGACTCAGAACGCGGCTTCGTCCACGTCCATCAACGAGTTGTCGGTGGTCTCCGCGACCTTCCGACGCGCGGTCAGCTCGGGCAGCACGTTCTTCGCGAAGAAGCCCGCCACGGCGACCTTGCCCTCGTAGAACGCCTTGTCCCGCGCCGACACCGTGCCGCCGAGCTTGGCCGCCGCCACCTCGGCCTGACGCAGCAGCAGCCACCCGACCAGCACGTCACCGGCCGTCAGCAGCAACCGCACGGTGTTCTGGCCGACCTTGTACAGGTTGCGCACGTCCTCCTGTGACGACGTCAGGAAGCCGACCATCGCGCCGAGCATGCCCTGGAGGTCCTGCAACGCCTGGCCCAGCAGCTTCCGCGCGTCGGCCAGCCGTTCGTCGCCCGGTGCGTCGAGGAACTTCTGGATCTCGTTGTTGAGGAAGCCGAGTGCCTGGCCCTTGTCGCGGATGATCTTCCGGAAGAAGAAGTCCAGCGACTGGATCGCGGTCGTGCCCTCGTACAGGGAGTCGATCTTGGAATCCCGGATGTACTGCTCGATCGGGTAGTCCTGGAGGAAGCCCGAGCCGCCGAGCGTCTGCAACGACTGCGCGAGCTGCTCGTAAGCCCGCTCCGACCCGACGCCCTTCACGACCGGCAGCAGCAGGTCGTTGACCTTCTCGGCCAGCTCGCGGCCCTCGCCGCCCAGGGCGATCTTGTCCTGGAACGTCGCCGTGTACAGGTACACGGCACGCAGGCCCTCGGCGTACGCCTTCTGCAACATCAGGCTGCGCCGCACGTCGGGGTGGTGGGTGATCGGCACGCGCGGCGCGGTCTTGTCCGTCATGCGGGTCAGGTCGGCGCTCTGCACGCGTTCCTTGGCGTACGCCAACGCGTTCAGGTACCCGGTGGACAGCGTGCCGATGGCCTTGGTGCCGACCATCATCCGGGCGTACTCGATGACCTGGAACATCTGCGCGATGCCGTCGTGCACGTCGCCGAGCAGCCAGCCCTTGGCCGGGACGCCGTGCTGGCCGAACGTCAACTCGCACGTCGTCGAGACCTTCAGGCCCATCTTGTGCTCGACGTTGGTCACGAACGCGCCGTTGCGCTCGCCCGTCGACTCGCCGGTCTGCCCGTCGAAGTGCCACTTCGGCACGAGGAACAGCGACAGGCCCTTGGTACCGGGCCGGGACTCGATGCCGGGACCCTCGGGGCGGGCCAGCACGAGGTGCATGATGTTCTCGGTCAGGTCCTGGTCGCCGGACGTGATGAACCGCTTCACGCCGTCGAGGTGCCACGAGCCGTCGTCCTGGAGAACGGCCTTCGTGCGGCCGGCGCCGACGTCGGAACCGGCGTCGGGCTCGGTGAGGACCATGGTGGCGCCCCAGCCGCGTTCGACCATCAGCTCGGCCCACCGCTGCTGCGCCGCGGTGCCGTTGCGCCGGATCACCGTCGCGAAGTTGGGGCCGGCCAGGTACATGTACACGGCGGGGTTGGCGCCGAGGATCAGCTCGGACGCGGCCCACTGGACCGTGGGCGGGATGCCGAAGCCGCCGAGCTCCTCGGGCAGGGACAGCCGGTACCACTCGCCGTCCCAGATCGCCTGGTAGGACTTCTTGAACGACTCGGGCAGCGTCACCGAGTGGGTGGCGGGGTCGAAGATCGGGGGGTGGCGGTCGGCGTCGACGAACGAGTCGGCCAACGGGCCGGTCGCGAGATTGTCCAACTCGGCGAGCACGCCGCGGGCGGTGTCCTCGTCCGCCTGTTCGAACGGGCCCGTGCCGAGGTGGTCCTGCACGTTGAAGACCTCGAAGAGGTTGAATTCGAGGTCCCGGACGTTGCTCTTGTAGTGACCCATCTCGTTCGCTCACTCCGTCAAGGTCGGGCAGAAAGCCTACTGACCGGTAACAGCCAGGGTATTACCCTGCGGTAACAACGGCAAGGTCGAGTCACCCGGTTGTGGGGTATCAGACGGCCGAGCGAGTGAGCGTGAGCATGCGCACCCCGAGCACCACCAGCGCGAACCCCGTCAGCCGGTCGAGGGCACGACGCACGGCCGGGCGGTCCAGGAACCGGCGCACGGTGTGCACGGCCAACACCACGAGCGAGTAGTACGAGAAGCTGATCGCCATCTGCACGACCGCGAGCGTCGCCGTGTCGGCGAACGTGCCGCCGTCGGCGGGCAGGAACTGCGGGAACAACGCGAGGTAGAGCGCGGCGGCCTTCGGGTTGGTCACGTTGGCGACCACACCCGCGCGGAACGAGCCCTTGCGCTCCGCGGCGGGCTTGACCCGGCCGGCACGGCGGAAAGCCTGCACGCCCAACCAGCACAGGTAGACCGCGCCGACGACCTTGAGCACCAGGAACGCGACCTGCGACGTGCGCACGAGCACGGTCAGGCCGAGCGTCGACGCGGCGGCCCAGAACACCAGACCCACGGTGTTCCCCGCGACCGCGGCGAGCCCGGCCGAACGTCCGGCGCGCAGCGACTGGTCGATCACGACGGCGAGCGTCTGACCCGGCGACAGCGAGACGGCGAGGCACGTGAGGACGAAGGCTGCGCTGATCACGCCCTCAGATTGCCGGTCAGGAGGCCGGACTGGTAGGCCAGGGACACGGCATGGGTGCGATCCCGGGCACGCAACTTGCGCAGGATGTTCTTCACGTGGGTGCGCACGGTCTCCACGGAGACGTACAGCTCGGTCGCGACGGCCTGGTTCTCCAGCCCGTCGGCGATGAGCTGGAGGACCTCGTACTCGCGCCGCGAAAGGGAACGTCGAGTGCCCGCCTCGACCGTCGGCGTGAACCCGGCGGCGAGCGGCGCCAACGTCGGGTCGAGGTGGATGCGCTCGTGGAAGGAGCGCATGATCGCCTGGATCACCTCGACGATCTCCCCGTCACGGGGGACGAGACCGCGCACGCCCGCCGCCAACGCCGCACGCACGTACTTCGCCGTCCGGTGCGGTTCCCGCACCAGGGAGACGACGGCGAGCCGCGGGTCGGTCTCGGTGAGCAACGTGGCGAGGTGCCCCTGCGGGTCCAGCACCGAGTCGACCAGCATCACGTCCGGGTGCAGCCGCTCGTGCAGCCGGACCGCGGTGTGCAGCTGGCCCGTCGCGCCGAGCCAATGCAGACCCGGCGTGCGCCGGACCACCGCCTGAAGTCCTTCGCGGAACAACGGAACCGGGTCGACCAGCGCGATGCCGGGTCTACCGGAGTTCACCCCTGTGCCCATGTGGTGTTGAGTCACCAGCCGCTCACCCATGACGGTGATTCGGGAAAAAACTTGAACCGGTTCACCCGTGAGGCTCGTCTCCTCACGGGCGCGTCCGACCGGCGGCAGGCGCACAGTGCCCCATGACCACTTGGCGACCGGCCGACGAGCACGAGTCGACAGCCGGATGGCACCTGTGGCTGAGCTTGAGCACACCCCTCTGGCCGGGGCCGGCGTGGGACGGCACGGCCGCGTCGGCGATGGCGGGGCTGGGCACGGTGCTGTCCGCCTGCGCCCGTTTGGAGTGCACGGGGCCGTTGTCCGACCTGCTGCACTCCGCGGTGTTCGTGGGCAGCCTGCCCCATGAACTGTGGAGTACCGACCTGGAGCCGTTGGATGGCGAGCGGTTGGCGTTGCTGCACGCCGACTTGTCGGGCGTGGCCGACCACTTCTCCCACCTGCGCACCGTGCTGGCGACAGGCGGCGGCTGGGCCGAACTGGAATCCCGGTGAACGACGTCGGCCGGGTCCGCGGACCCGGCCGATGATCGAGAGCGGGTGACGGGAATCGAACCCGCCTCTACAGCTTGGGAACCCGACCTGGTTCTTCCGGTGAAGGTGACGACCTGCGTCTGAGCCGGATCATCGGTAGCCGCGAGTGGCTCTTGTCGACCACTGCTTGTCGCACACGTATCGCACGAAGCACTATGTTTCAGGTGAGCGACGGGACCCGCTCACCGGCCGACTCGATGGGACGGGATCAGAGGCGCTGTCGCCATCGGGCTTGCAGTACAGGAGTACGCACTTCCTTGACGAAGTCGGGAACGACCTTCGCCAAGCGGTCCAGGAACTCTTCCGGTGTGACCGTCGGCTTGTTGTACGCGCAGATCTGGTCGTTGATGCACTCAACCGTGCGGTCGGGGTACAGGTCGA includes the following:
- a CDS encoding helix-turn-helix domain-containing protein; the protein is MTTVEERTVLPPESPESLSAWVAALSRSTGETAVLIGPDGSRLPLPVEVFEVLRDVVTALSQGLAITVAPQHTVLTTSEAANLLGVSRPTLVRMLEAGEIPYDKPNRHRRVKLADLLAHQERMRRARSAGLDQMVRDGEEGGLYDLPLDEPVERLPVDG
- a CDS encoding VanW family protein — encoded protein: MVDERADAEEQAAKRKRGRKALLVAAGVLGVLVVLWGVDILVSGGNVPRGVTVAGVDIGGLGHDEAEAKLRRELGPRLEQPVKARAGDVETQLDPKAAGLTLDWEATLERAGSQPLSPVTRVTSFFTSREVGFATTADNGKLTAALEGLRPTTDHDPAEGTIKFEGAKAVAVDPRQGQKLDAAGATDKLLADWADGGTVELPVSTTPVKTTKEGVAQTLKEVAEPAVASPVVIKGEGKDATLKPEQLGAVLVFEPGENGALNAKVDNNKVVEAAGPQLKETEKEGKDAQIVFEGGRPVVKESVDGRGVDWDKSLATFIDVLKSADKREVKAEYKHTPAKVTTEQANKMGIKEVIGEFSTGGFAGDSGTNIRVVAEKVNGAIVKPGETFSLNAYTGPRGVGQGYVEAGIINDGIPGRAVGGGISQFATTLYNAGYYAGMKDAGHTEHSYWISRYPAGREATVFMDTAGNSIIDIAFTNPDQTGVAIQTIWTPSSIKIVLWGTKNYDVTGSTSGHFNVTTPTERKVTTKPCSPSNGAEGFSVTDTRTVTDRRTGQSRSESRTVKYDAQFKIVCEAPPAPSGG
- a CDS encoding NHL domain-containing thioredoxin family protein, with translation MTTPRRRARVRAPELVGRGWLNTGDQQLRLADLRGKVVLLDFWTFCCINCLHVLDELRPLEAEFADVLVTVGVHSPKFVHEADPDALKAAVERYGVHHPVLDDPDLTTWTNYAVKAWPTLVLVDPEGYVVHVASGEGHHDALRQVITELIAEHEAKGTVHRGDGPYVAPVDEHTELRFPAKAVRAGDTLLVSDSAHHAVVELDLDGETVLRRFGTGARGRTDGTAPTFSEPAGLALLPDDVARRVGYHVVVADTVNHLLRGLNLDTGEVSTVAGTGEQWRDGETDGPADKIPLTSPWDVAWWEPAGGVAIALAGNHTLGLFKPEDHRLERLAGTTVEGLHDGPALDSFFAQTSGLAADGDRLWLVDSETSALRWLDADRTVHTAVGKGLFHFGHHDGPADEALFQHPLGVTVLPDHTVAVSDTYNGAIRRYDPETGEVSTLATDIAEPSDAVVVDGELVVVASAAHRLERPVAPGARLVSGRAHEVRRPPSEIAPGEFELVVVFTPPTGQKLDDRYGPSTRLEITSSPPGLIVEGAGVGTDLVRTLRIADGVTEGVLHVVAQAASCTDDPAVEHPVCKLTRQDWGVPVIVRSAAPHRLPLMMGGLDEG
- a CDS encoding NTP pyrophosphohydrolase; the encoded protein is MGSAIVVVDAANVVGSVPDGWWKDRWGATERLRDSLIPLVANGLPGFASGPLEVVLVVEGRVRDLPSVPGVRVVGAPGSGDDTIVSVVRDLRGRRCAVVTADRELRRRVTGLGAEVLGPHSVRG
- a CDS encoding Imm1 family immunity protein, translated to MSFTAHWHVYRPDELPAEETLVVETPADVDHLVARLSDPDSSPAMVFHSARPEIVSEWSGETVDDHLLWALVHKGFGYLDFHSPEHVSCALVGDPASEGYHYDYVDYDPGSGVALDLFTRALKEFLRTAERPTCAEWRDTD
- a CDS encoding GroES family chaperonin, which codes for MLHDRIMVRISPEDGERRSSGGIVIPATAQMARRLAWGDVHGVGTSVRHVKVGDRVLFNPEDQFEVEVQGQTYLVMRERDVHATATERTDHGTGLYL
- a CDS encoding PIN domain-containing protein, whose translation is MLFKPYLRDTILSIAEQGLYRPLWSTDVMEELDRNLRKRGATAQQVHHLREQMGSTFPEAEVTGYADLIDVMTNDPKDRHVLAAAIRGGAEVLVTENLKDFPASSVQPYDIEIVHQDGFLLDQLDLSPHTVHRALRTQVSRYRRPPGCVGELLDILGNDGHRCGKFADECRRLVV
- a CDS encoding ATP-binding protein codes for the protein MDPVRNPFAPGAGQRPPELAGRDKELAAFEVVLERVARGRPERGLVLTGLRGVGKTVLLGELRSMAVKRGWGAGKVEARPDAGLRRPLSAALHRAVRDLAVRHRAPERVEAVLGVLKAFALRSNPADAKLRDRWQPGIDVPAAVGRADSGDIEIDLVELFTDVAELAQDVGTGVALLIDEMQDVRPDDVSALCAACHELSQSGAPLVVVGAGLPHLPAVLSAAKSYSERLFRYVRIDRLSREDADRAVLAPVAREDAGIDVEALDALFDASGGYPYFIQAYGKAAWDAAPSDPITAVDVAVAAPEADAELAVGFFGSRYERATPAEREYLRAMAGTGDGRDAGVPTSAVAEHLGRKPSSLSPARDSLIKKGLVYSAERGLIAFTVPHFGRFLLAHGE